From the Cryptomeria japonica chromosome 2, Sugi_1.0, whole genome shotgun sequence genome, one window contains:
- the LOC131054292 gene encoding uncharacterized protein LOC131054292, translating to MAMISDFRGFSMSVKRFMQRRKYERLDDFNGGRKRLRVVRLGGRRGRRIWKLKSIPKLKFRVIKSAVNVAVKSLSAKIKDEYVKLMFNLSHSRCRQPTSQVRIEEFNDKIIVEIYKSFGREVKVLPSRFVQR from the coding sequence ATGGCGATGATCTCAGATTTCAGGGGATTTTCCATGTCTGTGAAGAGATTCATGCAAAGGAGAAAATACGAACGCCTGGATGATTTTAATGGCGGAAGAAAGCGATTGAGAGTAGTGCGGTTGGGAGGGCGTAGAGGCAGGCGAATTTGGAAGCTCAAATCCATTCCAAAGTTAAAATTCAGAGTTATTAAGTCGGCTGTTAATGTTGCTGTAAAATCATTGTCTGCAAAAATAAAAGATGAGTATGTAAAATTGATGTTCAATCTTTCTCATTCTAGATGTAGACAGCCTACTTCACAGGTGCGTATTGAAGAGTTCAATGACAAGATTATTGTTGAGATTTACAAGTCGTTTGGAAGAGAGGTCAAAGTGTTGCCGTCCCGATTCGTCCAGAGATGA
- the LOC131859362 gene encoding uncharacterized protein LOC131859362: MQRRKYKRLHDFNGGRKRLRVVRLGGRRGRRIWKLKFVPKLKLRIIKSAVNVSVKSFPAKIKDGYVKLMFNLSHPGFSQPHSQMRIEDFNDKITVEIYKSFGREVNVLPCPSSIRDESMFNMKTIVV, translated from the coding sequence ATGCAAAGGAGAAAATACAAACGCCTCCATGATTTTAATGGCGGAAGAAAACGATTGAGAGTAGTGCGGTTGGGAGGGCGTAGAGGCAGACGAATTTGGAAACTTAAATTCGTGCCAAAGTTAAAGTTGAGAATTATTAAGTCGGCTGTCAATGTTTCTGTAaaatcatttcctgcaaaaataaAAGATGGGTATGTAAAATTGATGTTCAATCTTTCTCATCCTGGATTTAGTCAGCCTCATTCACAGATGCGTATTGAAGACTTCAATGACAAGATTACTGTTGAGATTTACAAATCGTTTGGAAGAGAGGTCAATGTATTACCATGTCCATCGTCCATCAGAGATGAGAGTATGTTTAATATGAAAACAATTGTTGTTTGA